The following are encoded together in the Dama dama isolate Ldn47 chromosome 27, ASM3311817v1, whole genome shotgun sequence genome:
- the LRRC30 gene encoding leucine-rich repeat-containing protein 30, translated as MGARQSGARRKDKSPLGRGLLRGRQKFSSWDDALLPGRDPRCLLKRGLRHVSFSLVTKGMTDAPDFLWGLSEMQKLNLSHNQLRAVPPELGKLTRLVVLNLCGNRLKTLPREVSLLQSLKVLFVHMNGLTELPAELGACRSLEVLSASHNCLSQLPASLADLSRLRKLNLSHNRFAHIPVCVFSLKELDFLHVGSNRLENIAESIQCLAGLQIFIAEGNHIHTFPRSLCLLTSLELLNLNNNDIQTLPAELYMLCRLTRIAWNPMDKGLHISRNPLSKPLPELLEGGLEMLVSYLKDRKHT; from the coding sequence atgggggccaggcagtccGGGGCCCGCCGCAAGGACAAGAGCCCCCTGGGGCGGGGGCTACTGCGGGGGAGGCAGAAGTTCTCCTCCTGGGACGATGCTCTGCTTCCCGGCAGGGACCCGCGCTGCCTGCTGAAGCGGGGGCTGCGCCATGTCAGTTTCAGCCTGGTCACCAAGGGCATGACGGACGCGCCCGACTTCCTGTGGGGCCTGTCGGAGATGCAGAAGCTCAACCTGTCCCACAACCAGCTCCGGGCCGTTCCTCCCGAGCTGGGGAAGCTCACGCGGCTGGTGGTCCTGAACTTGTGCGGGAACCGCCTGAAGACACTGCCCCGGGAGGTCAGCCTCCTGCAGAGCCTCAAAGTTCTGTTCGTGCACATGAACGGCCTAACGGAGCTGCCGGCCGAGCTGGGCGCCTGCCGAAGCCTGGAGGTCCTGAGCGCGTCGCACAACTGCCTGTCCCAGCTGCCCGCCAGCCTCGCCGACCTGTCGCGGCTGCGCAAGCTGAACCTCAGCCACAACCGCTTCGCCCACATCCCCGTCTGCGTGTTCTCACTCAAGGAGCTGGACTTCCTGCACGTGGGCTCCAACCGCCTGGAGAACATTGCCGAGAGCATCCAGTGCCTGGCCGGCTTGCAGATCTTCATCGCTGAGGGCAACCACATCCACACCTTCCCACGCTCGCTCTGCCTGCTCACAAGCCTGGAGCTGCTGAAcctgaacaacaatgacatccAGACGCTCCCTGCGGAGCTCTACATGCTCTGCAGGCTGACCAGGATCGcctggaaccccatggacaaagggctGCACATTTCCCGTAACCCTTTATCCAAACCTCTGCCCGAGCTGCTGGAGGGGGGCCTGGAGATGCTCGTCAGTTACCTGAAGGACAGAAAACACACCTGA